One Rhodothermus bifroesti DNA window includes the following coding sequences:
- a CDS encoding GH12 family glycosyl hydrolase domain-containing protein: MKHFYWTLFLIGFLAGCSLLFPEKNESNPQAEDEPTATVCDRWGSRDVAGGRYRVINNVWGAETAQCIEIGLETGNFILTRAEHSNGDNVAAYPAIYLGCHWGACTSQSGLPLRVEAISRLQSNWRLTPISSGRWNAAYDLWFSPSLTSTNGYSGGAELMIWLNWRGNVMPGGNRVATVSLAGATWEVWFADWDWNYIAYRRTTPVTEVTQLDLKAFIDDAVARGYISPTWYLHAVETGFELWEGGRGLKSSDFSVTLTAR; encoded by the coding sequence ATGAAGCACTTTTACTGGACGCTTTTCCTGATCGGATTTCTAGCAGGATGCAGCCTGCTGTTCCCAGAGAAAAATGAATCTAACCCCCAAGCAGAAGATGAGCCCACGGCTACAGTATGCGATCGGTGGGGCTCACGGGATGTCGCCGGAGGCCGCTATCGGGTGATCAACAATGTATGGGGCGCCGAAACAGCGCAGTGTATTGAAATAGGCTTGGAAACGGGCAACTTTATCCTTACGCGGGCTGAGCACAGCAACGGCGATAATGTAGCTGCCTATCCAGCCATCTATTTAGGATGCCATTGGGGCGCTTGCACGAGCCAGTCGGGCCTACCCCTTCGGGTTGAGGCGATCTCCAGGCTTCAAAGCAACTGGAGACTTACACCCATTAGCTCAGGTCGCTGGAATGCTGCCTACGACCTTTGGTTTAGCCCGTCGCTTACTTCAACAAATGGCTATAGCGGCGGGGCTGAACTCATGATTTGGCTCAACTGGCGAGGTAACGTGATGCCAGGGGGAAATCGGGTAGCGACCGTCTCTCTGGCCGGCGCTACCTGGGAAGTATGGTTTGCCGATTGGGACTGGAACTACATCGCCTACCGGCGTACAACACCCGTCACGGAAGTGACCCAGCTCGACCTAAAAGCTTTTATTGACGATGCGGTAGCGCGCGGCTACATCAGCCCAACGTGGTATCTGCATGCTGTAGAAACCGGCTTTGAACTTTGGGAAGGGGGTAGGGGGCTCAAAAGTAGCGATTTTAGCGTTACTTTGACCGCACGCTAA
- a CDS encoding GYD domain-containing protein yields MATYLIFTRLGPDAFRDPNEFRQLAERVSSEIQKRCPGVTWKESYVTLGRFDIVDIVEAADQKEVERAAMLIRALARATTETMPATPWKTFLAHLS; encoded by the coding sequence ATGGCAACGTATCTCATCTTCACGCGGCTGGGCCCCGATGCATTCAGAGATCCTAACGAGTTTCGGCAACTGGCTGAACGCGTCTCTTCAGAAATCCAAAAGCGCTGTCCCGGCGTAACCTGGAAAGAAAGCTACGTGACGCTGGGGCGTTTTGACATTGTAGACATTGTGGAAGCTGCTGATCAAAAGGAAGTGGAGCGTGCAGCCATGCTCATTCGAGCATTGGCACGAGCCACAACCGAAACTATGCCTGCTACGCCCTGGAAAACGTTTTTGGCCCATTTAAGCTAA
- a CDS encoding histone deacetylase family protein, which produces MTTAFAWNATHTAHAETGHVERPERLEAIRERLTTAQLWDRLALQQPLPIDWEIIRLVHRRTYIERLQQAVAHAPLRLDVDTYLQPGSLEAALEAVGALLAVTQAVLERRASNGFAAVRPPGHHATPDRAMGFCLFSNVAIATRWVQQTFGVERVAIVDFDVHHGNGTQEVFYEDPNVLFLSVHQFPHYPGTGRAEEIGTGRGRGTTVNVPLPAYTGDEGYLEAFRRLLGPVVRRFRPEVIFLSAGYDAHWRDPLGSMQLSVTGYAALVYELMEWADACCDGRLVAALEGGYDLEALAACVEATLVRLQDPLAPIADALGPSPHEAVDVRDLLYELRLLHHVA; this is translated from the coding sequence ATGACGACCGCCTTTGCCTGGAATGCCACGCACACGGCCCATGCAGAAACCGGACATGTGGAGCGACCGGAACGCCTGGAAGCAATCCGAGAGCGCTTGACCACTGCGCAGCTATGGGACCGGCTAGCGCTTCAGCAGCCTCTTCCTATAGATTGGGAAATTATTCGCTTGGTACACCGACGCACCTACATTGAACGCTTGCAGCAAGCAGTAGCGCATGCTCCTCTCCGACTCGACGTCGACACTTATCTACAGCCAGGTAGCTTAGAAGCTGCGCTGGAAGCTGTGGGTGCACTTCTAGCCGTTACGCAAGCCGTACTTGAAAGGCGGGCCAGCAATGGCTTTGCGGCGGTTCGTCCCCCAGGTCATCATGCAACGCCTGACCGGGCCATGGGCTTTTGCCTGTTTTCGAACGTAGCTATTGCTACACGTTGGGTGCAGCAAACCTTTGGTGTTGAGCGCGTGGCTATTGTGGATTTCGACGTCCATCATGGCAACGGCACGCAGGAAGTCTTTTACGAAGATCCGAATGTGCTTTTTCTGAGTGTGCATCAGTTTCCCCATTATCCTGGCACGGGTCGGGCCGAGGAAATCGGTACCGGACGTGGCCGTGGCACTACCGTAAACGTGCCGCTTCCGGCTTATACCGGAGACGAGGGCTACCTAGAGGCTTTTCGACGCCTGTTAGGCCCTGTAGTACGCCGCTTTCGGCCTGAGGTGATTTTTCTTTCGGCTGGATACGATGCCCACTGGCGCGATCCGCTAGGGTCCATGCAGCTCAGCGTAACAGGCTACGCTGCCCTGGTTTATGAGCTCATGGAATGGGCCGATGCCTGTTGCGACGGCCGCCTAGTGGCAGCGCTTGAGGGCGGCTACGACCTTGAAGCTTTAGCAGCCTGCGTAGAAGCCACCCTAGTGCGCTTGCAGGATCCCTTAGCACCCATCGCTGATGCCTTGGGTCCCTCACCCCACGAGGCTGTCGACGTACGCGACCTGCTCTACGAGCTCAGGCTACTGCATCACGTAGCCTGA
- a CDS encoding NUDIX hydrolase, with amino-acid sequence MLTFHEVIDALRQRLQGPLPGTQAQLTMAPAHRQDPEQFRAERKMCQEAAVLVPIYPELSHPMVLLIVRPANLKAHGGQISFPGGRREADEPLWQTALRETEEELGILATSITLLGALTPLYIPVSHFCVYPFVGSLQALPPLKPCPEEVAAVLRVPLERLLDPHAQRCELWDIRGQRTQVPFFEVESHRIWGATAMILAELLALLRDLSHIHMANST; translated from the coding sequence ATGCTGACGTTTCATGAGGTCATCGACGCTTTACGCCAGCGGCTCCAAGGCCCTTTGCCTGGCACACAGGCGCAACTGACGATGGCGCCAGCCCACCGTCAAGATCCTGAGCAGTTTCGGGCTGAGCGCAAAATGTGCCAAGAAGCTGCTGTGCTAGTGCCCATCTACCCTGAGCTATCGCACCCCATGGTGCTACTGATTGTGCGTCCGGCGAATCTCAAAGCCCATGGAGGGCAGATTAGCTTTCCAGGAGGCCGGCGCGAAGCCGATGAACCCCTCTGGCAAACCGCTTTGCGCGAAACCGAAGAAGAACTGGGCATCTTGGCCACAAGCATCACGCTGCTAGGCGCCTTAACGCCGCTTTATATTCCTGTATCCCATTTTTGCGTCTATCCGTTTGTAGGCAGCCTCCAGGCCCTTCCTCCCCTTAAGCCTTGCCCAGAGGAAGTTGCAGCAGTGCTCCGGGTACCGCTGGAGCGGCTACTGGATCCTCATGCGCAACGGTGTGAGCTTTGGGATATCCGAGGGCAGCGCACGCAGGTCCCGTTTTTCGAGGTCGAATCGCATCGCATCTGGGGTGCAACCGCCATGATCCTTGCGGAACTTCTGGCGCTGCTGCGTGACTTATCGCACATTCATATGGCCAATTCTACGTAG
- a CDS encoding response regulator transcription factor, with translation MAAQLLIVEDDEALRTLLVERLQTEGYAVKAVACGEAALEEVARAVPDLIILDLMLPGMDGLEVCRRLRVRYPAVYVLMLTARSSELDRVVGLEVGADDYVTKPFSLNELVARVRAGLRRLQLDREATVEEPLVFGSLRIDPVRRQVWRDEQLVHLTVREFDLLCFLARHPDRPFTRLQLLREVWGIDYPGYARTVDSHVQRLRAKIEPLPGSPRYIRTVWGVGYKFQAEEEA, from the coding sequence ATGGCTGCGCAGCTCCTTATTGTTGAAGACGACGAAGCGCTACGAACGCTCCTCGTCGAGCGCCTGCAGACTGAAGGGTATGCAGTAAAGGCCGTGGCTTGTGGCGAAGCGGCCTTAGAAGAGGTTGCCCGAGCAGTGCCGGACTTGATCATACTGGACTTGATGCTGCCCGGTATGGATGGTTTAGAAGTATGTCGCCGGCTTCGAGTGCGTTATCCGGCAGTTTATGTGCTTATGCTCACAGCGCGGTCGAGCGAGCTTGACCGGGTTGTTGGATTAGAGGTAGGAGCAGACGATTACGTCACCAAGCCGTTTAGCCTAAACGAGCTGGTGGCACGTGTTCGCGCTGGGCTGCGGCGATTACAGCTCGACCGCGAAGCAACAGTAGAAGAGCCGCTTGTGTTTGGCAGCTTGCGGATCGATCCCGTGCGGCGGCAAGTTTGGCGTGACGAGCAGCTTGTGCATTTGACCGTTCGAGAGTTTGACCTGCTTTGTTTTTTGGCGCGGCATCCCGACCGTCCGTTCACACGGCTGCAGCTTCTACGGGAGGTGTGGGGTATTGATTATCCAGGATATGCCCGCACCGTCGATTCGCACGTGCAGCGTCTGCGTGCTAAAATTGAACCGCTGCCCGGCTCGCCGCGCTATATTCGGACGGTCTGGGGCGTGGGCTACAAGTTCCAGGCCGAAGAAGAGGCATGA
- a CDS encoding sensor histidine kinase, with protein MSFWRRSVFGRVALLLSGAQVLVALLAVGLSAYFARTRSLGLAAAGIRLRLDALAEEIEQRVDLDRADLAHLPLPVQLDLSARFPDPVLLLDSLGHLVTIIWPDSELFGPYPNTLPVLPSEVASWLRADEVVVQLEGDGWALAPLYRLDGRRAGSVLVAPLRRSLARELSGTQAAYYRALALTLAAAVLLALLLGALFTRALLKPLRQVVAEVQRLGAGDLSARLPVARDDEFGRLARAVNEMAEAVARSVTLLQETDRMRRELIAGIGHDLRTPLATLLGYLEEAQRHLEAGRLEATQAALEVVQARGRHLGRLIEDLFELSVLERPKPPLHLEPVPLAELLEETARAHRKLFTAAGIKLQTSWPAELPVLEADGARLRRVLDNLLDNARRHTPSGGTVVLSAEVTETMVRLAVHDTGEGLTPEEQARLLRFPTTETQPQGTGLGLRVSQAIARAHGGWLEVKSSPGQGSTFTLVLLRQEVQFD; from the coding sequence ATGAGCTTTTGGCGACGCTCTGTGTTTGGCCGGGTTGCGCTGCTGCTGAGCGGCGCCCAGGTGCTGGTTGCTTTGCTGGCTGTGGGGCTGAGCGCTTACTTTGCCCGCACGCGTAGCCTGGGGCTTGCCGCAGCAGGTATTCGCCTACGGTTAGATGCCCTGGCTGAAGAAATCGAGCAGCGCGTAGATCTTGACAGGGCTGACTTGGCGCATCTGCCGCTTCCGGTGCAGCTCGACCTGAGCGCGCGCTTCCCAGATCCGGTGTTGCTGCTGGACTCGCTGGGACATTTGGTAACCATTATCTGGCCTGATTCTGAGCTGTTTGGGCCTTATCCAAACACTTTGCCCGTTTTACCGTCTGAGGTGGCCTCCTGGCTGCGTGCCGATGAAGTGGTTGTGCAGCTTGAGGGCGACGGTTGGGCGCTGGCTCCGCTGTACCGCCTAGACGGGCGGCGCGCAGGTAGCGTACTGGTAGCACCACTGAGGCGGTCGTTGGCACGAGAGCTTTCAGGAACACAGGCAGCCTACTATCGCGCCTTGGCGCTAACGCTGGCAGCAGCTGTCTTGCTAGCGCTGCTGCTGGGAGCCTTGTTCACCCGCGCACTGCTGAAGCCCCTTAGACAGGTGGTGGCCGAAGTGCAGCGACTAGGCGCAGGAGACCTGAGCGCTCGGTTGCCTGTTGCACGGGACGATGAGTTTGGCCGTCTGGCCCGCGCTGTCAATGAAATGGCTGAAGCTGTTGCACGCAGTGTTACCCTCTTGCAGGAAACCGACCGTATGCGCCGCGAGCTGATTGCCGGTATTGGTCACGATCTGCGCACACCGCTGGCTACGCTGCTCGGCTACCTGGAGGAGGCGCAGCGGCACCTTGAGGCAGGTCGCCTGGAGGCTACCCAAGCTGCTCTAGAGGTGGTCCAAGCACGCGGCCGGCACCTTGGAAGGCTAATCGAAGACTTGTTTGAACTAAGCGTATTGGAGCGTCCAAAACCGCCCCTACACCTTGAGCCCGTACCGCTGGCCGAGCTGCTTGAAGAAACCGCACGCGCACACCGGAAGCTATTTACAGCAGCCGGCATCAAGCTGCAAACGTCGTGGCCTGCTGAGCTGCCTGTCCTTGAAGCCGATGGTGCCCGCCTGCGGCGCGTACTGGACAATCTGCTCGACAATGCCCGACGGCATACCCCCTCGGGCGGAACGGTAGTGCTTAGCGCAGAAGTCACGGAAACCATGGTGCGTTTGGCTGTGCACGATACCGGGGAAGGTCTAACCCCAGAGGAGCAGGCGCGACTGCTGCGTTTCCCTACTACGGAAACACAACCGCAGGGCACGGGGCTGGGCCTTCGGGTAAGCCAGGCTATCGCGCGGGCCCATGGGGGCTGGCTCGAGGTTAAAAGTAGCCCTGGTCAGGGCAGTACGTTTACCCTTGTACTACTGCGCCAAGAAGTGCAGTTTGACTAA
- a CDS encoding PAS domain S-box protein, protein MEYPTQTSLHATIYQALYEHTPEAVLIADPETGQVLEANPAAERLWGYSRAQLCSMSVTALHPPELAEHYWQKFLETVKIGAARERGLLIARADGSWVPVEILARVFPIEKKKLILGIFRDLREEQALREVETLYRALFETSLAGIYLLQGDKIVLANPQAAAIFGYTPEEIEGTSVLELVAEADRPLVIKNLRERLSGQVEEARYRFRGKHKDGSIRYVEVRGRRIMHNGKPAILGTVLDVDDEVRATERLRQSEARYRRLFEHSVAGYYRTTLDGRILAVNPALARMLGYEDPEALNGQSAAILYFNQADRESFIQALRQQGCLVNYEIQLRRRDGRRLWGIENVHIVREEDGTEFIEGTLIDLTDLFEQRRRYLGLYNHTEDAIFWIRVTEDGQFLVEATNPSHQRKTGLTPEMLWNRPLDQVLPPELVAHVISNYRRCLEAGHPVQYEETLDLPAGRRTWLTQLVPIPDPDGRIRLIAGIARDITEIRQLQALLEAEGQFLEQLIAGASRRALCTQFCHLAERFVPGALASVWLYEEGKLRLCAAPNLPPAFTAAFEGQPIGFDNSLGKALASRQPVWTADIESDPSWAKLRSLRGQTGIRACWALPLIGSREELLGVMGLCFETVRSPSADDQAIAARLAQLASLGMEKSLLRETRERLARVVAQISQGVALTDTRGNLVWVNDAFTRLTGYTLEEVRGKNIEHLLHGPQTDRETLRCMRLRLLRGRAAHARLVHYRKDGSTFWDEVHIDLLYDEQGQHVGYIGLMADVTELVEAERQLEEAKERAEEASRLKSAFLANISHEIRTPLTGILGFAELLDEELAARGQEDLREFAQIIDRSGRRLLSLLNDLLDLSKIEANRLELKLCPVEVNEVVEQAVQLMRPLAVEKGLSLELRLGNPPLAMADPVRLHQVVVNLLSNAIKFTDAGYVRVHTGSRDGRVWLAVEDTGCGIDPAFLPHLFEPFRQEREGLTQTHQGVGLGLSIARRLVELMGGQIRVVSEKGRGTTFEVRLPPAPLSSLAEAQAFV, encoded by the coding sequence ATGGAGTACCCCACCCAGACCAGCCTGCACGCAACCATTTATCAGGCTCTATATGAGCACACCCCCGAAGCGGTTTTAATTGCTGACCCAGAAACGGGCCAGGTTCTGGAAGCCAATCCCGCAGCCGAGCGGCTTTGGGGCTACAGCCGAGCGCAGCTTTGCAGCATGTCTGTTACAGCGCTGCATCCTCCTGAGCTAGCCGAGCATTATTGGCAAAAATTTCTGGAAACGGTAAAAATTGGCGCTGCACGTGAACGCGGCCTTTTGATTGCGCGTGCGGATGGCAGCTGGGTGCCTGTCGAAATCTTGGCTCGCGTCTTTCCGATCGAAAAGAAAAAACTGATACTAGGTATTTTCCGAGACCTGCGCGAAGAGCAAGCACTCCGCGAGGTCGAAACGCTCTATCGCGCCCTCTTTGAAACCAGCTTGGCCGGCATTTACCTCCTCCAGGGGGACAAGATTGTGCTAGCTAATCCCCAAGCCGCCGCCATTTTTGGATATACTCCAGAAGAAATCGAAGGGACGTCAGTCTTAGAACTTGTGGCAGAAGCTGATCGACCCCTTGTAATTAAAAACCTGCGCGAGCGACTCTCAGGCCAGGTCGAAGAAGCGCGCTATCGCTTCCGAGGCAAACATAAAGACGGCAGCATTCGCTACGTAGAAGTGCGCGGGCGGCGCATTATGCACAACGGTAAGCCAGCTATTTTGGGGACTGTGCTGGACGTCGACGACGAAGTACGGGCGACAGAACGCCTAAGGCAAAGCGAAGCCCGCTACCGCCGGCTCTTCGAACACAGCGTCGCCGGCTACTACCGCACCACACTCGACGGGCGCATCCTGGCTGTTAATCCTGCCCTAGCCCGCATGCTGGGATACGAGGATCCCGAAGCCCTCAACGGCCAGAGTGCTGCCATCCTCTACTTCAATCAAGCCGATCGGGAAAGCTTTATCCAAGCACTACGTCAGCAAGGTTGTCTGGTTAACTATGAGATTCAGCTGCGACGGCGAGATGGCCGTAGGCTCTGGGGCATCGAAAATGTCCACATTGTCCGAGAAGAGGATGGCACCGAGTTTATCGAAGGCACACTCATCGATCTTACCGACTTGTTTGAGCAGCGCCGCCGCTATTTGGGGCTCTACAACCACACCGAAGACGCTATTTTCTGGATTCGCGTTACCGAAGATGGGCAATTTCTGGTCGAGGCCACCAATCCTTCCCATCAGCGCAAAACAGGCCTCACGCCGGAGATGCTCTGGAACCGTCCTCTCGACCAAGTTTTGCCTCCCGAGCTGGTAGCCCATGTGATCAGCAATTATCGGCGATGCCTGGAGGCAGGCCATCCCGTCCAATACGAGGAAACGCTAGATCTACCCGCAGGACGGCGTACTTGGCTCACCCAACTTGTACCTATCCCTGACCCTGACGGTCGCATCCGACTCATTGCTGGCATTGCGCGCGACATTACCGAAATACGGCAGTTGCAGGCCTTGCTAGAAGCAGAAGGGCAATTTTTAGAACAACTTATTGCTGGGGCTTCACGGCGAGCACTGTGCACGCAGTTTTGCCATCTGGCCGAACGTTTTGTGCCTGGTGCTTTGGCCTCGGTATGGCTCTACGAAGAAGGAAAACTGCGCCTGTGTGCAGCGCCCAACCTTCCTCCGGCGTTTACGGCAGCATTTGAGGGTCAGCCCATTGGCTTTGACAACAGCCTAGGAAAGGCGCTAGCCTCTCGCCAGCCCGTCTGGACCGCCGACATCGAAAGCGATCCCTCTTGGGCCAAGCTGCGGTCGCTGCGCGGCCAAACGGGCATACGCGCCTGCTGGGCTTTACCCCTTATCGGTAGCCGCGAGGAACTCTTAGGCGTTATGGGTTTGTGTTTTGAAACAGTTCGCTCGCCAAGTGCCGATGACCAGGCCATCGCTGCCCGTCTGGCCCAGCTGGCCAGCTTGGGTATGGAAAAATCCCTGTTGCGGGAAACGCGCGAGCGCCTGGCGCGCGTAGTTGCCCAAATTTCACAAGGCGTGGCCTTAACCGATACCCGGGGCAACCTCGTCTGGGTCAATGATGCCTTCACGCGTCTGACGGGCTATACTCTTGAGGAAGTGCGTGGTAAAAACATTGAGCACCTGCTGCACGGTCCGCAAACCGACCGCGAAACACTTCGCTGCATGCGACTACGGCTGCTGCGCGGACGCGCTGCCCACGCTCGGCTTGTGCATTATCGTAAGGATGGGTCAACCTTCTGGGATGAGGTGCACATCGATTTGCTCTACGACGAGCAAGGCCAACATGTGGGTTACATTGGCCTGATGGCGGATGTGACTGAACTTGTAGAAGCCGAACGGCAGCTGGAGGAAGCCAAGGAACGTGCCGAAGAAGCTAGCCGTCTTAAGTCGGCCTTCTTGGCCAACATCAGTCATGAGATTCGCACGCCACTGACGGGCATTTTAGGCTTTGCGGAGCTCCTGGATGAAGAGCTGGCTGCTCGAGGCCAAGAAGACCTGCGCGAATTTGCTCAAATTATCGACCGCTCCGGTCGGCGACTTCTTAGCCTGCTAAACGATCTGTTAGACCTAAGCAAGATCGAAGCAAACCGGTTAGAACTTAAGCTTTGCCCTGTCGAGGTTAATGAGGTTGTGGAACAGGCTGTCCAGCTTATGCGCCCTTTGGCGGTGGAAAAGGGGCTGTCGCTAGAGCTCAGGCTAGGAAATCCGCCGCTTGCTATGGCCGACCCTGTCCGTCTCCACCAGGTAGTGGTCAACCTGCTTTCGAATGCCATCAAATTCACCGATGCTGGCTATGTACGCGTGCATACCGGAAGCCGAGACGGAAGGGTTTGGCTAGCTGTGGAGGATACCGGTTGTGGCATCGATCCGGCATTTCTACCTCATCTTTTTGAACCTTTTCGGCAAGAGCGGGAAGGCCTAACGCAGACGCACCAAGGCGTTGGTCTAGGGCTGTCGATTGCTCGCCGGTTGGTTGAGCTCATGGGAGGCCAAATCCGTGTGGTTTCGGAAAAAGGTCGCGGTACTACGTTTGAAGTGAGGCTCCCCCCTGCCCCGCTTTCAAGCCTTGCCGAAGCACAAGCTTTTGTTTAG